In the genome of Nonlabens sp. MB-3u-79, one region contains:
- a CDS encoding ABC transporter permease: MAWRDAKASRVRLLLFMASIILGIAAVVSIQLFSTNLKDNIQLQSKALMGADYIIDSRKQPTERAQAIIDSLKPDASEVNFVSMIAFPKSGGTKLVKVRALKGDFPFYGTIDTEPASAASTYQNNGGALVDATLMLQFDIKPGDSIKVGQLTLPIAGALKAIPGSTAISTSVAPPVIIPNRFVESTELLQFGSRKEYQFFYKASDTLNLSQFEKKIDPMLDAENSDLDTHTSTSERLGRSYENVGKFLFLAAFIALLLGCIGIASSVHIYIKEKLRSIAVLKCMGASRRQSFLIFLIQIAGIGVAGGLVGSLIGVGLQVLFPYILQEFLPFTVEISISLQPILIGVFLGLLMSVLFALLPLIRTWYVSPLEVLRVNEKASQGPLKVRFFVFAAILVFLFLFSFWLLEDALYALSFVGATLFTFAVLAGTALLCMQLIRTYFPKRWGFTSRQSLLNLFRPNNQTVVLVVVIGLGTFLISTLYFTKDILLAKTDIEQSVENTNMIILDVQTDQRDAVEQLLVSNDLPVLDNIPLVTMRMHQLKGQLINEIRQDSTREVRGWILNHEFRTTYRDTLIASEEIIEGQWIPELKPGESVEISISDNLASDAKVGIGDTIVFNVQGVLMETTVGSIRKVDWGQIQLNFSIVFPKGVLEKAPQFNVITTAVPNEEASAQIQRALVAQFPNVSVIDLRQVYTILEDILDKISWIINFMAFFSILTGIIVLIGSVRTSKYQRIKESVLLRTLGAKNTQILKITALEYVFLGLLGSLVGILLALLSSLCLALFVFKEPFVPSLIPFLVFLPGITLLVLMIGLSNVQTVLRSSPLEVLRREG, translated from the coding sequence TTATTTATGGCTTCTATCATTTTAGGTATAGCAGCAGTAGTTTCCATACAATTATTCAGTACCAATCTTAAAGACAATATTCAGCTCCAGTCTAAAGCTTTAATGGGTGCCGATTACATTATCGATAGTAGGAAACAGCCTACGGAGCGTGCGCAAGCCATCATTGACTCCCTAAAGCCAGATGCATCTGAAGTCAACTTTGTGTCCATGATTGCCTTTCCTAAAAGTGGGGGCACCAAACTGGTAAAAGTGCGTGCTTTAAAAGGAGATTTTCCTTTTTATGGCACCATAGATACGGAGCCAGCTTCAGCGGCAAGTACTTACCAAAATAACGGAGGTGCATTAGTCGATGCGACTTTAATGCTTCAGTTTGACATCAAACCTGGAGATTCTATAAAAGTGGGCCAACTCACCCTTCCTATTGCAGGGGCTTTAAAGGCCATTCCAGGGTCTACGGCTATTTCAACTTCTGTAGCTCCCCCAGTGATCATCCCGAATAGGTTTGTGGAAAGCACAGAACTCCTGCAATTTGGCAGTCGCAAGGAATATCAATTCTTTTACAAAGCTTCAGATACGTTAAATTTAAGTCAGTTTGAGAAGAAAATCGATCCCATGCTGGATGCAGAAAATTCAGATTTAGACACGCATACCAGTACTAGTGAACGTTTGGGAAGGAGTTATGAAAACGTAGGCAAATTCTTGTTTCTAGCAGCCTTTATTGCATTGCTTTTAGGCTGTATAGGTATTGCTAGTTCTGTTCATATTTATATCAAAGAAAAGCTGAGATCTATAGCTGTTTTAAAATGTATGGGGGCATCTAGAAGGCAAAGCTTTCTTATTTTCCTTATTCAAATAGCAGGGATTGGGGTAGCTGGTGGTTTGGTAGGGTCGCTTATAGGTGTGGGACTACAGGTTTTATTTCCTTATATTTTACAAGAGTTCCTTCCGTTTACCGTTGAAATAAGTATCTCCTTACAACCCATACTTATAGGTGTTTTTCTAGGGTTGTTGATGTCGGTGTTATTTGCGCTTTTACCATTGATTAGAACTTGGTATGTCTCGCCCTTAGAAGTGTTACGTGTTAATGAAAAAGCTTCTCAAGGGCCTTTAAAAGTGCGATTTTTTGTATTTGCAGCTATACTAGTATTTCTGTTTTTATTTTCATTCTGGTTGCTAGAGGATGCGCTTTATGCCTTAAGTTTTGTAGGTGCTACGCTATTTACGTTTGCTGTTTTAGCCGGGACTGCTTTGTTGTGTATGCAACTCATAAGAACTTACTTCCCAAAACGTTGGGGATTTACCTCAAGACAAAGTCTTTTAAACTTATTTAGGCCAAATAATCAGACGGTCGTATTAGTGGTGGTTATTGGTTTAGGGACATTTTTGATCAGCACCTTATATTTTACGAAAGATATTTTATTAGCAAAAACAGATATAGAGCAGTCGGTAGAAAACACCAATATGATCATTTTAGATGTACAAACGGATCAACGGGATGCTGTTGAACAGCTACTTGTCAGTAATGATCTGCCTGTTCTTGACAACATTCCGTTGGTAACCATGCGTATGCACCAACTGAAAGGTCAGTTGATAAATGAGATTCGGCAGGATTCAACCCGTGAAGTTCGTGGTTGGATTTTAAATCACGAGTTCAGAACTACCTATCGAGATACCTTGATTGCTTCAGAAGAGATTATAGAAGGGCAGTGGATCCCAGAGTTGAAACCTGGAGAATCTGTGGAGATTTCTATTTCTGATAACCTTGCTTCAGATGCTAAAGTAGGCATTGGCGATACCATTGTTTTTAACGTGCAAGGTGTGCTTATGGAAACCACGGTAGGTAGTATTCGTAAAGTAGACTGGGGACAAATCCAACTTAATTTTAGTATTGTATTTCCCAAGGGCGTTTTAGAGAAAGCCCCTCAGTTTAATGTGATCACCACAGCAGTGCCCAATGAAGAAGCTTCAGCACAAATACAGCGCGCCTTAGTGGCTCAATTCCCCAATGTGTCGGTGATAGATTTACGACAGGTGTATACCATTTTGGAAGATATTCTAGATAAGATTTCTTGGATCATCAATTTTATGGCTTTCTTTAGTATTCTTACAGGCATCATTGTTTTGATAGGTTCTGTACGAACAAGCAAATACCAGCGGATTAAGGAAAGTGTCTTACTGCGAACTTTAGGTGCGAAAAACACTCAGATTTTGAAAATTACCGCTTTGGAATATGTGTTTTTAGGACTACTAGGAAGTTTAGTTGGTATCTTGTTGGCTTTGTTAAGCAGCCTCTGTTTAGCGCTATTCGTTTTTAAAGAACCCTTTGTACCATCCTTGATTCCGTTTTTAGTCTTTTTACCAGGTATTACGCTTTTGGTATTAATGATTGGTTTAAGCAATGTTCAAACTGTTCTGCGCAGTTCACCTTTGGAGGTGCTGCGAAGAGAAGGCTAA
- a CDS encoding DUF4252 domain-containing protein: protein MKKLIFTLVLAVMATPLFAQDAFEKMGSLKNIKETVVTKDAFELLAEMDMDIQDKNLKAGKDLLDSLKDARFYTTSNPDSAKKMISIANAYVKSKGLVKLMSVKEDDQDFAFYVKKGNTPKKIQALVMIIDETMNTSNPEAIVMKITGNIDLGQISKLTKMMNVPGQKQIEEATQE, encoded by the coding sequence ATGAAAAAATTAATCTTTACCCTAGTACTCGCAGTAATGGCAACCCCATTATTTGCTCAGGACGCATTTGAAAAGATGGGTTCCCTAAAAAACATTAAAGAAACTGTAGTAACCAAAGATGCCTTTGAACTACTCGCAGAGATGGATATGGATATCCAAGATAAAAATCTGAAAGCAGGTAAAGACCTGCTAGATAGTCTAAAAGACGCACGTTTTTATACGACCTCTAATCCAGATAGCGCTAAGAAAATGATCAGTATTGCAAATGCTTATGTAAAGAGCAAAGGTCTTGTCAAATTGATGAGTGTAAAAGAGGATGACCAAGACTTTGCATTCTATGTAAAAAAAGGCAACACGCCAAAGAAAATTCAAGCACTAGTAATGATTATTGATGAAACTATGAATACGTCTAACCCAGAGGCTATAGTGATGAAAATAACTGGAAATATCGATCTTGGTCAAATTTCTAAACTTACTAAGATGATGAATGTACCTGGGCAAAAACAGATTGAAGAAGCTACTCAAGAATAA
- a CDS encoding DUF4252 domain-containing protein translates to MNKFILKIVLLTLGATVALTSCDSDPTLQSYIVDSGDKEGFISTSIPKTILGIDDSKLSEEAQKAYNSVSKVNVLVYPKTDENAAVFEKESAQLNNILKGKKYKTLMTHNQDGMKAKFLYQGDKDSIDEIIVFGTSDDMGMGVARILGNDMNLSGMMKMMKELEKIDIDPAGIKGILGNMGIDTNNNGDLDEGAMKAMLESKGIDTSNMPVHKE, encoded by the coding sequence ATGAATAAGTTCATTTTAAAAATAGTCCTTTTAACACTGGGTGCAACTGTAGCACTTACCTCTTGTGACTCCGATCCAACGCTACAGAGCTATATAGTAGATAGTGGTGATAAAGAGGGGTTTATAAGCACTTCTATTCCTAAAACGATTCTAGGAATAGACGACAGCAAGCTTTCTGAAGAGGCACAAAAAGCCTATAATTCTGTCAGCAAAGTAAATGTGCTGGTATACCCTAAAACAGATGAGAATGCTGCTGTCTTTGAAAAAGAAAGTGCCCAACTCAACAATATTTTAAAGGGTAAAAAGTATAAAACTTTAATGACCCATAATCAAGATGGAATGAAGGCAAAATTCCTTTATCAAGGTGATAAAGATTCTATAGATGAAATTATTGTTTTTGGTACTTCAGATGACATGGGGATGGGTGTCGCTCGTATTTTAGGTAATGACATGAACCTTTCTGGAATGATGAAAATGATGAAGGAACTGGAAAAGATAGATATTGATCCAGCAGGTATAAAAGGGATACTTGGGAATATGGGAATTGATACAAATAATAACGGAGACCTGGATGAAGGCGCGATGAAAGCAATGCTAGAATCAAAAGGAATTGACACCTCAAATATGCCAGTTCATAAGGAATAA
- a CDS encoding VOC family protein, translated as MRLTVLDIPKAIVFYELLGLELIVHTHEAYARLELPDGDTTLSLSLVEELPKGTGIKVFFECDDLDLKLAYLKTKEVSFKKDPIDQSWLWVAAHLVDLNRNHLIVYPAVKNRISALRRKL; from the coding sequence ATCAGACTTACAGTTCTTGATATTCCTAAGGCCATTGTCTTTTATGAATTATTAGGACTAGAGTTGATTGTTCATACACATGAGGCGTATGCCAGGCTAGAACTACCAGATGGTGATACCACCCTAAGCCTTTCCTTAGTAGAAGAACTGCCCAAAGGAACTGGAATCAAAGTCTTTTTTGAATGTGATGACCTGGATTTAAAGCTTGCTTATCTAAAAACTAAAGAAGTCTCGTTTAAGAAAGATCCAATTGATCAGTCTTGGTTGTGGGTTGCAGCGCATTTAGTCGATCTCAATAGAAATCACCTCATAGTCTATCCTGCTGTTAAGAATAGAATAAGTGCGCTGCGGAGGAAACTATAG
- a CDS encoding RNA polymerase sigma factor yields MKQKTFVKTFQEVQHKMYFLSKRLLTSHEEAADAVQEVMARLWEKRFQLDEVRNKEAYAMQMVKNYSLDRLKSKQASHLKIVHSNYDSEERNIEGELERLGQIKLVQNMINELPEQYKMIVQLRDIQGYDFEAIENIMNMKATAVRVGLSRARKMLKEKIEEQYKTEIA; encoded by the coding sequence ATGAAACAAAAAACGTTTGTAAAGACCTTCCAAGAGGTACAGCATAAGATGTACTTTCTGTCCAAGCGATTGCTCACTTCTCATGAGGAGGCGGCAGATGCCGTGCAAGAAGTCATGGCAAGACTTTGGGAAAAGCGTTTCCAACTCGATGAGGTTAGAAATAAGGAAGCTTACGCCATGCAAATGGTTAAAAATTATTCCTTAGACCGATTGAAAAGTAAACAAGCAAGTCATTTAAAAATAGTTCATAGTAACTATGATAGTGAAGAGAGAAATATAGAAGGTGAGTTAGAAAGACTCGGTCAAATAAAGCTGGTACAGAACATGATTAATGAACTGCCAGAACAATATAAGATGATTGTTCAGCTCAGAGATATACAGGGATATGATTTTGAAGCTATAGAAAATATAATGAATATGAAGGCGACAGCGGTAAGAGTAGGGCTGAGCAGAGCAAGAAAAATGCTTAAGGAAAAAATAGAAGAACAGTATAAAACAGAAATCGCATGA
- a CDS encoding S41 family peptidase, translated as MNQFFKYTLVSLVTIATLSSCFKDNDDVFAGKSEINNFIYRGMNAFYLYKADVDVLANDRFANLEELEAYHSQFDSPETFFESLVFDRPRTDRFSVIFDDYVALENILAGNTLNNGMKFGLVGETGSATDVFGYVRYVQPNTSAERENVERGMIFNSINGIRISRDNFNALLAQTTYTIGLADLNAGVTTSNGLEITLTKEVVQENPILVTEVIDQGTQKIGYLMYTGFLSQFDEQLNGVFADFIAQGVTHLVLDLRYNGGGSVNTAIILGSLISGNPITDVYSTEEWNPDIQAQLQASTPERLVNLFKNQTNSGTTLSTLDLNKVHIITTGSSASASELVINSLDPYINVVQVGDDTAGKFQASITLYDSPDFRRSGANPAHRYAMQPLVLKSLNSVGNTDYFDGLVPDIAQNEDFENLGILGDMNEPLLARCLEDILLNGRSSRSSIPSVSYEEIIGSNELEPFGNQMWKELPN; from the coding sequence ATGAATCAATTTTTTAAATACACATTAGTATCATTAGTAACTATAGCCACTTTATCCAGCTGTTTCAAGGATAATGATGATGTATTTGCTGGCAAAAGTGAAATCAACAACTTTATCTATAGGGGTATGAATGCTTTTTACCTTTATAAAGCTGATGTAGATGTGCTGGCAAACGATAGGTTTGCCAATCTTGAAGAGCTCGAAGCTTATCATTCCCAATTTGATTCTCCTGAAACCTTTTTTGAATCGCTCGTATTTGATCGACCAAGAACAGATCGTTTCAGCGTTATTTTTGATGATTATGTAGCCTTAGAGAATATTCTTGCTGGAAACACCCTGAATAACGGGATGAAATTTGGTCTCGTAGGAGAAACTGGAAGTGCCACTGATGTTTTTGGATATGTGCGTTATGTGCAACCCAATACCAGTGCCGAAAGAGAAAACGTAGAACGAGGTATGATCTTTAACTCGATTAATGGCATACGTATTTCTAGAGACAACTTTAACGCGCTTCTTGCTCAAACCACTTATACCATAGGTCTTGCTGACCTCAATGCTGGGGTTACCACTTCTAACGGATTAGAAATCACTCTTACTAAAGAAGTCGTACAAGAAAATCCTATTCTAGTTACTGAAGTCATCGATCAAGGAACTCAGAAAATCGGTTATTTGATGTACACTGGTTTCTTGTCACAGTTTGATGAGCAGTTGAATGGCGTTTTTGCAGACTTTATAGCGCAAGGAGTGACTCATTTAGTATTGGACTTAAGGTACAATGGAGGTGGCTCTGTAAATACAGCTATCATTTTAGGGAGTTTAATTTCTGGAAATCCTATTACAGATGTATACTCCACCGAAGAATGGAATCCAGATATACAGGCACAATTACAAGCAAGTACTCCAGAACGATTAGTGAATCTATTTAAAAACCAAACCAATTCCGGCACAACATTAAGTACGCTCGATCTTAACAAGGTGCATATCATCACCACAGGCAGTAGCGCCAGCGCCAGTGAATTAGTGATCAATTCGCTAGACCCTTATATCAATGTGGTGCAGGTAGGTGACGATACCGCAGGAAAATTCCAGGCGAGTATTACCTTGTACGATAGCCCAGACTTTAGAAGATCTGGAGCAAATCCTGCACACCGTTATGCGATGCAGCCACTAGTGCTTAAAAGTTTAAACTCCGTTGGAAATACCGACTATTTTGATGGGTTAGTACCTGATATTGCTCAAAATGAAGATTTTGAGAACTTGGGTATTCTTGGAGATATGAATGAGCCTCTCTTAGCGCGTTGCTTGGAAGATATTCTATTGAATGGTCGTTCTTCTCGTTCTTCTATACCTAGTGTTTCTTATGAGGAGATCATCGGTAGTAATGAACTAGAACCCTTTGGCAACCAGATGTGGAAAGAGTTGCCTAATTAA
- the gldF gene encoding gliding motility-associated ABC transporter permease subunit GldF encodes MKAIFLKELNGFFASLTGYLVIGIFLMISSLFVFVFKGEYNILDYGFADLAPFFLIIPWLFMFLIPAITMRSFTIERNLGTLEMLVTRPISTRKLVAGKYFASLVLIVIALIPTLIYVWSLGQLGETTNNLDYGSTFGSYLGAILLAMSYTAIGVFSSTVTSNQVVAFLLSAVLCFILYFGFEGLSSYLSDSDFLASLGLKYHYESMARGVIDTRDVIYFLSVAVLFFALSEISLKLMFSKR; translated from the coding sequence ATGAAAGCCATTTTCCTCAAAGAACTCAACGGATTTTTCGCTAGTCTAACCGGTTACTTAGTCATAGGTATTTTCCTTATGATCAGTAGTTTATTTGTTTTTGTGTTCAAAGGCGAATACAATATATTAGATTACGGCTTTGCAGATCTTGCGCCTTTCTTTCTGATCATTCCTTGGTTATTTATGTTTTTAATCCCTGCCATTACCATGCGCAGCTTTACGATAGAACGCAACTTAGGAACCTTAGAAATGTTAGTGACCAGACCTATTTCCACTAGAAAATTAGTGGCTGGTAAATACTTTGCCTCCTTAGTTTTAATCGTCATTGCTTTGATCCCAACTTTGATCTATGTGTGGAGTTTGGGACAATTAGGGGAGACTACAAACAACCTAGATTACGGCAGTACATTTGGCAGTTATCTCGGTGCTATTTTACTCGCTATGAGCTACACTGCTATAGGTGTTTTTAGTTCCACAGTGACTTCTAATCAAGTGGTCGCTTTTTTACTCTCTGCCGTTTTGTGTTTTATTCTTTATTTTGGTTTTGAAGGACTTTCTAGTTATTTGTCAGACAGTGATTTTCTAGCCTCCTTAGGACTTAAATATCACTATGAAAGTATGGCTAGAGGTGTGATCGATACTCGTGATGTGATCTACTTTTTAAGTGTTGCTGTTTTGTTTTTCGCTTTAAGCGAAATTTCACTGAAATTAATGTTCTCAAAACGATAA
- a CDS encoding toxin-antitoxin system YwqK family antitoxin, whose amino-acid sequence MKNSILIILVSLLSSSLLYSQDKKLLSQIEKIEVDGQTVFLLDGEKHHGIIYENYPDTQLKARFQISNGLREGFSEMYYKNGQLLEKLTYKNGLKDGPYLEYYENGQLRGKTSYKNDLLDGPSETYYQNGALMQKGSFTNNKQEGIVEEYYDNGILKLKGYYTNDQKNGPFEVFFPNGQLSISLTYKNEKINGISKRYYKNGQLMKIGSFKNDLKDGVFENYNTRGKLIKREVYKNDVKIKE is encoded by the coding sequence ATGAAAAATTCTATTTTAATTATTCTTGTCAGTCTATTATCATCTAGTTTACTGTACTCTCAAGACAAAAAACTGCTATCTCAAATAGAAAAAATAGAAGTTGACGGGCAAACTGTATTTTTATTAGATGGTGAAAAACACCATGGTATTATATATGAAAATTATCCAGATACTCAACTAAAGGCTAGGTTTCAAATTAGCAATGGCCTAAGAGAAGGATTTTCAGAAATGTATTACAAGAACGGTCAATTATTAGAAAAACTTACCTACAAGAATGGATTAAAGGATGGTCCATACCTGGAGTATTATGAGAATGGCCAATTGAGAGGAAAAACAAGTTATAAAAATGATCTACTAGACGGACCTTCTGAAACCTATTACCAAAATGGTGCTTTAATGCAAAAAGGATCCTTTACCAACAATAAACAAGAAGGAATTGTTGAAGAATATTATGACAATGGAATCCTAAAATTAAAAGGATATTACACAAATGACCAGAAAAATGGACCCTTTGAAGTATTTTTTCCAAATGGCCAACTTTCTATTAGTTTGACCTACAAAAATGAAAAAATCAACGGGATTTCTAAAAGATACTATAAAAATGGTCAATTAATGAAAATAGGAAGTTTTAAGAATGACTTAAAAGATGGGGTTTTTGAAAACTACAATACTAGAGGGAAGTTAATCAAAAGAGAGGTGTATAAAAACGATGTTAAAATCAAAGAATAA
- the gldG gene encoding gliding motility-associated ABC transporter substrate-binding protein GldG — protein MKRNYTSFIVVLILLIVLNAISGSIYQRFDLTKDSRYTVSKETEKVLEQAYKPILIDVFLDGELPGEFRKLKLETGQFLEELAAIHPNLKYDFINPIDDASQQEAEQITAQLAKSGVKGAVATVQEGGKSTKVTIFPYALILYDGKTTAVPLLKTVARATAEERVNSSIQQLEYQFADGLRKASQEKTKTVAFLRDSGSLSDLKIGDFIKSIQEYYRAAPFGIEFLRTSDSIQPQQVLESLNKFDLVVDPKPTEAYSETKKYILDQYLMQGGKLLLAVDPVIMENDSLSNQEAKAYPLPRKLNLDDMLFRYGLRLNNGLVKDLQHAPIALATGQGRNTQYEAYAWPYYPISKSSLDTSATAQFITKNLEGVKFEYTGTIDTLKNGIKKTILLSTSSKTEVLTLPALVSLAEIGQEINPETYNRSHLPLAVLAEGSFTSAYKNRVKPVNLKANLDQGKNAAIVLIADGDILKNQVDRGQAQELGYDMRTGQLYGNKEFLMNTVNYLLDDTGLIKLRNKDIKVPFLDSKKIIDQKFKWQLINVVLPLLLVAGFGFVFMWLRKRKYAV, from the coding sequence ATGAAAAGAAACTATACCAGCTTTATCGTGGTCCTAATCCTGTTAATTGTGTTGAACGCAATCTCTGGATCTATTTACCAGCGTTTTGATCTTACCAAGGACAGCCGTTATACCGTAAGCAAAGAAACAGAAAAAGTCCTGGAACAAGCTTATAAGCCTATTCTGATAGATGTTTTTCTAGATGGCGAGTTGCCTGGGGAATTCCGTAAACTGAAGTTGGAAACAGGTCAGTTTCTAGAAGAACTAGCAGCGATACATCCTAATTTAAAATATGATTTTATCAATCCTATTGATGACGCTTCACAACAAGAAGCCGAACAGATTACAGCACAACTGGCCAAAAGCGGTGTAAAAGGGGCTGTAGCTACTGTTCAAGAAGGAGGGAAAAGTACTAAGGTTACTATTTTTCCATACGCATTGATTCTTTACGACGGTAAAACCACTGCTGTACCGCTTCTAAAAACGGTAGCTCGTGCTACTGCTGAAGAACGGGTGAATTCTAGTATACAACAATTGGAATATCAATTTGCTGATGGGTTGCGTAAAGCATCTCAAGAAAAGACTAAAACAGTAGCTTTCCTCAGGGATAGCGGCAGCTTGTCTGATTTAAAAATCGGTGATTTTATTAAAAGTATACAAGAATATTATCGAGCAGCACCTTTTGGGATCGAATTTTTGAGGACTAGTGATTCTATACAACCTCAACAAGTGTTGGAATCTTTGAATAAATTTGACCTTGTAGTCGACCCAAAACCTACAGAAGCTTACAGCGAGACCAAGAAATACATACTTGATCAATACCTTATGCAAGGCGGGAAGTTACTTCTAGCAGTTGACCCTGTAATTATGGAAAACGACAGTCTTTCTAATCAAGAAGCAAAAGCATATCCATTACCGAGAAAGCTGAATCTAGACGACATGCTTTTTAGATATGGATTGCGTTTAAACAATGGACTCGTAAAAGATTTACAACATGCACCTATTGCACTAGCGACGGGTCAAGGTCGAAATACACAATACGAAGCTTATGCGTGGCCGTACTATCCTATTTCTAAGTCTTCATTAGACACCAGTGCAACGGCTCAATTCATTACTAAAAATCTAGAAGGTGTCAAGTTTGAATACACAGGAACCATAGACACTTTAAAAAACGGAATTAAAAAAACTATTCTACTAAGCACTTCTTCTAAAACAGAAGTATTGACCTTACCCGCTTTAGTTTCTTTGGCGGAAATAGGTCAAGAAATCAATCCAGAAACTTATAACAGATCTCATCTACCGCTAGCTGTGCTTGCCGAAGGTTCTTTTACCAGCGCTTATAAAAACCGAGTAAAACCGGTCAACTTAAAAGCCAACTTAGATCAAGGTAAAAACGCCGCTATAGTACTCATAGCAGATGGTGATATTCTTAAAAACCAAGTAGATCGAGGACAGGCTCAAGAACTGGGCTACGATATGAGAACTGGACAGTTATACGGTAACAAAGAGTTCTTAATGAATACGGTCAACTACCTGCTCGACGACACCGGACTTATCAAGCTGCGCAACAAAGATATTAAAGTACCTTTCTTAGATTCTAAAAAAATAATTGATCAAAAATTCAAATGGCAATTGATCAATGTGGTCCTTCCGTTGCTTTTGGTCGCTGGTTTTGGTTTTGTATTTATGTGGTTGAGAAAAAGGAAGTATGCGGTTTAA
- the ychF gene encoding redox-regulated ATPase YchF produces the protein MKAGIVGLPNVGKSTLFNCLSNAKAQSANFPFCTIEPNVGVVNVPDARLKKLEELVNPERVMPATVEIVDIAGLVKGASKGEGLGNQFLGNIRETDAIIHVLRCFDNDNIIHVDGHVDPIRDKETIDIELQLKDLETVDKKLEKVKRAARTGNKEAIKEEEALVKIKAALEAGVSVRAVELSDEVRAEFVKPLQFITDKPVMYLCNVDDESAVSGNKYVDLVREAVKDENAEVLVLAVGTEADITELEDYEERKEFLADMGLDEPGSAKLIRSAYQLLNQQTYFTAGVKEVRAWTINIGSTAPQAAGVIHTDFEKGFIRAEVIKYDTYVEFGSEAKVKEAGKLKVEGKEYIVQDGDVMHFLFNV, from the coding sequence ATGAAAGCTGGAATCGTAGGACTACCTAATGTAGGTAAATCAACTCTTTTTAACTGTTTATCAAATGCCAAAGCGCAAAGTGCCAATTTTCCGTTTTGTACCATAGAACCCAATGTAGGAGTAGTAAACGTGCCAGATGCACGTCTTAAGAAATTAGAAGAACTGGTTAATCCAGAGCGTGTGATGCCAGCAACGGTAGAGATCGTAGATATTGCAGGTCTTGTAAAAGGAGCGAGTAAAGGAGAAGGACTGGGGAATCAGTTTCTAGGGAACATACGTGAAACAGATGCAATTATTCACGTGTTGCGTTGTTTTGATAATGACAACATTATCCATGTAGATGGTCATGTAGATCCTATACGCGATAAGGAAACTATTGATATAGAATTGCAATTAAAAGATCTGGAAACCGTAGATAAAAAACTGGAAAAAGTAAAAAGAGCGGCCAGAACAGGTAATAAAGAAGCTATTAAAGAAGAGGAAGCTTTAGTAAAGATTAAAGCTGCTTTAGAGGCTGGTGTTTCTGTACGTGCGGTAGAATTGAGCGATGAGGTAAGAGCAGAGTTTGTAAAGCCATTGCAATTTATCACGGATAAGCCAGTGATGTATTTATGTAACGTAGATGATGAGTCTGCTGTTTCTGGAAATAAGTATGTAGATCTCGTTAGAGAAGCTGTAAAAGATGAAAATGCTGAAGTTCTTGTACTTGCTGTAGGAACAGAAGCTGATATTACCGAATTAGAAGACTATGAAGAGCGTAAAGAATTTCTTGCAGACATGGGACTAGATGAGCCGGGAAGTGCAAAATTGATACGCAGTGCTTACCAGTTACTCAATCAGCAAACTTATTTTACGGCTGGTGTAAAAGAAGTAAGAGCATGGACTATTAATATAGGCTCTACAGCACCACAAGCTGCAGGAGTGATACATACCGACTTTGAAAAAGGATTTATACGTGCAGAGGTAATCAAATACGATACTTATGTAGAATTTGGCTCAGAAGCAAAAGTAAAAGAAGCTGGAAAACTAAAAGTGGAAGGAAAAGAATACATCGTGCAGGATGGTGATGTGATGCACTTCTTATTTAACGTTTAA